In Corylus avellana chromosome ca2, CavTom2PMs-1.0, the following proteins share a genomic window:
- the LOC132170015 gene encoding sugar transport protein 10-like, with translation MAGGGFVAKGGRDDNNGGITAFVIITCIVAAMGGLIFGYDIGISGGVTSMEQFLRKFFPSVYTKMNDDKGLENEYCKFDSELLTLFTSSLYIAALVASFCASSVTRIFGRKMSMCFGGLVFLAGSILNAAAVNIAMLIIGRLLLGVGVGFANQSVPVYLSEMAPAKLRGALNIGFQMAITIGILAANLINYGTSHIKAGWGWRLSLGLAAVPAIMMTVGSFFLPDTPNSILERGNSDKAKQMLRKIRGTDNIDDEFQDLVDATEAAKKVAHPWKNILQPRYRPQLVICILVPFFQQLTGINVIMFYAPVLFKTIGFGDDAALMSAVITGVVNVVCTVVSIFTVDKFGRRILFLEGGIQMFLCQIAIGILIGVKFGVNGQGSISGAEADVTLFLICMYVASFAWSWGPLGWLVPSEICPLEIRSAGQAINVAVNMFFTFIIAQVFLTMLCHLKFGLFFFFAGFVVIMTTFVFFFLPETKNVPIEEINRVWKAHWFWGKYIPDDAIIAHTDDV, from the exons atggCGGGTGGAGGCTTTGTTGCTAAGGGCGGCCGGGATGACAACAATGGCGGCATCACCGCCTTTGTCATCATCACTTGTATTGTTGCTGCCATGGGTGGCCTCATCTTTGGTTACGACATTGGAATTTCAG gaGGCGTGACTTCAATGGAACAATTCTTGAGAAAGTTTTTCCCATCGGTATACACAAAAATGAACGACGACAAGGGACTGGAAAATGAATATTGCAAGTTCGACAGCGAGCTATTAACGTTGTTCACCTCCTCCCTCTACATTGCCGCTTTGGTAGCCTCTTTCTGCGCCTCTTCCGTCACCAGAATCTTTGGCCGGAAAATGTCCATGTGCTTCGGAGGCCTTGTTTTCTTAGCCGGTTCAATCCTCAATGCGGCCGCCGTCAACATCGCGATGCTTATCATCGGTCGTTTATTGCTCGGTGTTGGTGTCGGATTCGCTAATCAg TCGGTTCCGGTGTATCTATCGGAGATGGCGCCGGCGAAGCTTAGAGGAGCACTGAACATTGGGTTCCAAATGGCGATTACAATAGGGATTTTAGCTGCCAATCTCATCAACTACGGCACGTCCCATATCAAGGCAGGGTGGGGATGGAGACTATCTCTAGGTCTCGCCGCCGTCCCTGCAATAATGATGACCGTAGGATCTTTCTTCCTGCCGGATACTCCCAACTCCATCCTCGAGAGAGGCAACTCCGACAAGGCAAAGCAAATGCTCAGAAAAATTCGCGGCACCGACAACATCGACGACGAGTTCCAAGACCTTGTCGACGCGACGGAGGCTGCGAAGAAAGTGGCGCACCCATGGAAGAACATCCTGCAGCCGAGATACAGGCCTCAGCTCGTCATCTGCATACTGGTGCCCTTCTTCCAGCAGCTCACCGGCATCAACGTCATCATGTTTTATGCTCCCGTTCTCTTCAAAACCATTGGTTTTGGTGATGATGCTGCGCTCATGTCTGCCGTTATAACCGGCGTTGTTAATGTCGTTTGCACGGTTGTTTCCATCTTCACCGTCGACAAGTTTGGGCGAAGGATTTTGTTCCTCGAAGGCGGCATCCAAATGTTTCTGTGCCAG ATTGCAATTGGAATTTTGATAGGTGTGAAATTCGGGGTGAATGGGCAAGGATCAATATCAGGAGCCGAAGCAGATGTAACGTTGTTCTTAATCTGCATGTATGTAGCGTCATTTGCATGGTCTTGGGGGCCATTGGGTTGGCTCGTACCCAGTGAGATCTGCCCACTGGAAATCCGATCGGCCGGCCAAGCCATTAACGTCGCCGTCAACATGTTTTTCACCTTTATCATCGCTCAAGTTTTCCTCACCATGCTGTGCCACTTGAAGTTCggtctcttctttttcttcgcCGGCTTTGTTGTCATCATGACTActttcgtcttcttcttcttgccgGAGACAAAGAACGTCCCCATTGAAGAGATTAACAGAGTTTGGAAGGCCCACTGGTTCTGGGGGAAGTATATTCCCGATGACGCTATCATTGCCCACACCGACGACGTTTAA